The DNA segment AAAGCATTTCTGTTCTACAAATTTCCATGTATCAAAAGATGCTGTAGAATTTAATTCATAGTGTCTTCTcaaaaggaagagggaaaaaaaaagcagttctTCATAGGAGTCTTTTCCTTTTTGGTGTCTTAAATGTCAATGATCACAAAAACTTCTGGCTTCTCTTCATTATAGACCTGCATTGCTGAATATGTTGTTGCTTTGACTTCTGTTCCCTGAGGGTGCTTGGACAGTGAAAATTCTTCTCCCCACCCAATTGATCGTAATTTGAAATTTCTTTGATCAATACTAAGtacgtggccgggcgcggtggctcacgcctgtaatcctagcactttcagaggccgaggcgggcggatcatgaggtcaggagatcgagaccatcctggctaacacggtgaaaccccgtttctactaaaagtacaaaaaaaaaatgagccgggcgtggtggcgggcgcctgtagtcccagctactcgggaggctgaggcaggagaatggcctgaacccgggaggcagagcttgcagtgagccgagattgcgccactgcactccagcctgggctacagagcaagactccatctcaaaaaaaaaaaaaaaaaaagggggctgggcgcggtggctcacgcttgtaatcccagcactttgggaggccgaggcgggcggatcacgaggtcaggagatcgagaccacggtgaaaccccgtctctactaaaaatacaaaaaattagccgggcgtggtggcgggcgcctgtagtcccagctactcggagatgctgaggcaggagaatggcgtgaacccgggaggcggagttgcagtgagccgagattgcgccactgcactccagcctgggcgacagagcgagactccgtctcaaaaaaaaaaaaaaaatactaagtacTTTCACTTCCCGGGGTATGAAGAATTCATCAGCACTGAACTTATAAAGCCATTCATCCAAAAAGTGAAACAGAAGAAACTTTAAGTCATCTCCTTGGGTTTCTACTTCTACTGTTTGGAGGGGCTCCACTGTCCCAGTATCTGTCGTGTAACCAAACATGGCCATTGCACATTGCTCGAATGCTTCCTCCAGAGTATCTCCCCATGCGTGTAACTGGACATCCGCTGTATGATCCAAATACTCGCACTTCCTATTGACTGGCAGATACTTGGCCTTGATTGCCTTCTGTTCCTCAGTCAAATTGTAATCTCTAACATCGTCCTCTTCCTGCGCCATGACTCTTTattaataatttccatttttaggccggctgtggtggctcatacctgtaaacccagcactttgggaggctgaggcaggcagatcacctgagatcaggagctccagagtagcctggccaacatggcgaaaccctgtctctaccaaaaatataaaaattagccaggcgtggtcatgggcgcctgtaaccccagctactgaggaggctgagcaggagaattgcttgaacccaggaggcaggggttgcagtgagccgagattgagccactgcactccggcctgggcaacagagcagactccatctcaaaaaaaaaaaaaaaaatttagtggccgggcacagtggctgacacctgtaatcccagcactttgggaggccgaggtgtgcagaccatgaggtcgggagttcgagaccagcctggccaacatggcgaaaccctgtctctactaaagatacaaaaaattagctgggtgtggtggcgcccacctgtaatcccagctactcgggaggctgaatcaggagaatcacttgaacccgagaggcagaggttgcagtgagccgagattgtcccattgcactccagcctgggcaacagggtgagacgccatctcaaaataaataaatagaaattttttttaattcaacttttattttatattcagggggtatatgtgcaggtttgttacatggatacgttgtgtgatgctgaggtttggggtacaattgatGCCATtacccagatagtgagcataatacccaatagttggtttttcttttttttttttttccaagacggagtcttgctctgtcacccaggctgtagtgcagtgctgcaatcttgactcactgcaacctctgcctcccgagttcaagcaattctcctgcctcagcctcccaagtagctgggattgcaggcgcccgccaccacacccggctagtttttgtatttttagtagagatgaggtttcaccatgttggccaggctggtctggaactcctgaccttgtgatctgcctgccttggcctcccaaagtgctgggattacaagcatgagccactgtgccccgccaatAGTTGGTTTTTCAacccttttcctccttccctccccacctagtagtccccagtgtctattgttgctgTCTTTATGTCcctgagtacccaatgtttagttcccacttataagtaagaacatgcggtatttggttttctgttcctgagttactttgcttagaataatgcctccagctgcatccatgttgctgtaaaggacatgatttcattttttttttttttatggctatatGGTAtttcgtggtgtatatgtaccacattttctttatccagtccaccactgatggacactgaggttgattccatgtctttgctattgtaaatagtggtatgataaacatacaagtgtatgtgtctttttggtagaatgatttattttattttaatatgtgtaatatattatatacttaatatataatttacggtggctcacgcctgtaatcctaacactttgggaggccgaggcaggtggatcacctgaggtcgggagttcgagaccagcctaatcaacatggagaaaccctgtctctactaaaaatacaaaaaattagccgggcgtggtggcacatgcctgtaatctcagctactcgggaggctgaggtaggagaatcactagaattcgggaggtggaggttgcggtgagccgagatggcaccattgcactccagcctgggcaacaagagcaaaactccatctcgaaaaaaatatatacacacacacacacacacacacaatttaacatgaccgggcacagtggctcatgcctgttatcccagcactttgagaggccgaggagggcagatcacttgaggccaagagttcaagaccagcctggccaacatggtgaaaccctgtctctactaaaaatacaaaaaaaaatgatccagacatggtggcctgtaatcccaggtacttgggaggctgaagcaggagaatcgcttgaacctggaaggcagaggttgcagtgagccaagatcgtgccattgcactacagcctgggtgacagagcgagactccatttcaaataataataatttaatatattatatatatgtatatttatataggcCAGACAAGGTGGCTTATTCCtgtcatcccagtgctttgggaggccaaggcaggtggatcacttgagatcagcagttccagaccagcctggccaaaccagatatggtgaaaccccatatctactaaaaatacaaaaaattagctgggcgtggtgggggccacctataatcccagctacttgggaggctgaggcgtgaaaatagcttgaacccgggaggtggaggttgcagtgagctgagatcacaccactgcactccagcctgggtgacagagtgactctgtctcaaaaataataactttatatatattttataagtgGAATCGAGTTTATTAAGCAGGGGAGTGGAAGAGATGTGGCACAAATAAAGGTATGTAACATTCAAACAACAGAATCTGGGatttttgaaaaactattttaattacGGTTACACAAAGGATCACTTCCACCCCCGACGACACTGGGGCCTCTCAAAGGGGAGGAAAGAATAAGTCCCACGGTAGGGCCAGTGGTGGCTCCTGGGTTTTGGAATGATCTCTGCAGAGCTTTCAAGGCCAGACCGTGGGCTCAGGATTGAGACTTCATAGCAGCTGCGACTAGACCCAGCAAGATGGCTGCGACCATGAAGCCCTGGGCAGCCATCCGGGTGCTCATCATGAGCTGAGAGCGAGGGCGGTGGCCCTGGTGGAAGCAGTAGAGGCCATAGGTGAGGGCAGTCACCGTGCCCAGGCAACCTATGGGTGCCATGTGGTTCTCACGGGTCTTGTGAAGGAACTTTTCCTTGAAACCCTCTGGATTGCTGTAAACAGTGGGGCTAAACCCCTCAATGACTGGGGGCTTCCATGGTTCAAAGGGGACCTCTGGAGTCACAGGGCCAGGAGCCGCTATGTCCAGGCCACAGCTACAGGAGAAAATCGGGActccaagctccacctcctggtgaaggtcagaaaaagaaaaatatattatatatatatatgtatatataatatatatttctttcaataatatatatacccaggaatggattgctggatcgaatggtagttctgttttaagcactttcagaaatctccaaaccggcctggcacagtggctcatgcctgtaaacccaacactttgggaggctgaggcagggggatcacatgaggtcaggagttcgagaccagcctgggcaacattgcaaaaccgcatctctactaaaaattagccggacgtggtggtgtgcacctgtaatcccagctactcgggaggctgaggcaggagaattgcctgaacccaggaggcagaggctgcagtgagccgagatcaagccactgcactccagcctgggcaacaagagtgaaactccatctcaaaaaaaaaaaaaaaagaaatctccaaactgctttccacagtggctggactagtttacattcccaccaacagtatataagtgttttcttttttttttttttttttagacggagtcttgctatgtcacccaggctggagtgcagtggcgcgatctcggctcactgcaagctccgcctcccgggttcaggccattctcctgcctcagcctcccgaggagctgggactacaggcgcccgccaacacgcccggctaattttttgtatttttagtagagacagggtttcaccgtgttagccaggatggtctcgatctcctgacctcgtgatccgcccgcctcggcctcccaaagtgctgggattacaggcttgagccaccgcgcccggccaagtgttttcttttctccgcAGCCTtgacagcatctgttgttttttgactttttaggaatagccattttgactggtgggagatggtatctcattgtggtttgtttttgtttttgttttgagggtctcgctttgttgtccaggctggagtgcagtggtgccatctcagctcactgcaacctccgcctcccgggttcaagtgattctcatgcctcagcctcccatgtagctgggattacaggtatgaga comes from the Symphalangus syndactylus isolate Jambi chromosome 8, NHGRI_mSymSyn1-v2.1_pri, whole genome shotgun sequence genome and includes:
- the LOC129488572 gene encoding protein archease-like → MAQEEDDVRDYNLTEEQKAIKAKYLPVNRKCEYLDHTADVQLHAWGDTLEEAFEQCAMAMFGYTTDTGTVEPLQTVEVETQGDDLKFLLFHFLDEWLYKFSADEFFIPREKFQITINWVGRRIFTVQAPSGNRSQSNNIFSNAGL
- the LOC129488825 gene encoding HIG1 domain family member 2A-like, giving the protein MPNVDKGVNNENAHILLLEYEMALLVVEVELGVPIFSCSCGLDIAAPGPVTPEVPFEPWKPPVIEGFSPTVYSNPEGFKEKFLHKTRENHMAPIGCLGTVTALTYGLYCFHQGHRPRSQLMMSTRMAAQGFMVAAILLGLVAAAMKSQS